A DNA window from Chryseobacterium sp. MEBOG06 contains the following coding sequences:
- a CDS encoding polyphosphate kinase 2 family protein translates to MDTNFSDDFKVNGKFSIKKSSTSYKGKLTKDEGAQLLIQEKEKLRELQEKLYADGSQSLLVVLQAMDAAGKDSMIEHVFGGVNPQGCNVTSFKTPSPKEYSHDFLWRHYIALPQKGMIGIFNRSHYENVLVCKVHPEYNLSEKTWSSVKEFNNEFWENRYESIRNFEKHLAQNGTTIVKIFLNVSKDEQKKRLLDRINEQEKNWKFSAADLPERALFDQYMECYETAINETSKDHAPWYVLPADNKWFARVAAVQIIIDTLEKMNLKYPQLSDKDKEDLQKAKKQLENE, encoded by the coding sequence ATGGACACCAATTTCTCAGATGATTTTAAAGTAAACGGAAAATTCTCAATAAAGAAATCCTCAACTTCATATAAAGGCAAACTCACCAAAGATGAAGGAGCCCAATTATTAATTCAGGAAAAAGAAAAACTGCGTGAATTGCAGGAAAAATTATATGCTGACGGAAGTCAATCTCTTTTAGTCGTTTTACAAGCCATGGATGCTGCCGGAAAAGACAGCATGATAGAACATGTGTTCGGAGGGGTAAACCCACAGGGTTGTAATGTAACCAGCTTTAAAACTCCAAGTCCCAAAGAATATTCTCATGATTTTTTATGGAGACACTATATTGCATTACCCCAAAAAGGGATGATTGGAATTTTCAACCGTTCACATTATGAAAATGTATTGGTATGTAAGGTGCATCCTGAGTATAATTTAAGCGAAAAGACCTGGTCTTCTGTAAAAGAGTTCAATAATGAATTCTGGGAAAACAGGTATGAAAGCATTCGAAATTTTGAAAAACACCTTGCACAAAACGGAACAACCATTGTGAAGATCTTTTTAAATGTCTCTAAGGATGAGCAGAAAAAAAGACTTCTGGACAGAATTAACGAGCAGGAAAAAAACTGGAAATTCTCTGCCGCTGACCTTCCGGAAAGAGCATTATTTGATCAATATATGGAATGTTATGAGACCGCTATCAATGAAACTTCAAAAGATCATGCTCCATGGTATGTACTTCCTGCCGACAACAAATGGTTTGCCAGAGTAGCAGCAGTACAGATCATTATAGACACTTTAGAAAAAATGAATCTGAAATATCCTCAGCTTTCCGATAAAGATAAAGAAGATCTTCAGAAGGCAAAAAAACAACTGGAAAACGAATAG
- a CDS encoding RNA polymerase sigma factor produces the protein MNSREKEFAQLIKDNQGLIIKVSRLYTNSLEDEEDLFQEIVLQLWRSYDSFKGNSKISTWMYRVALNTAITLFRKKSKSLPTNELDINHKDFVEDDDEKQQQISLLYTVIKTLPNVERAIVMMYLDDLPYKDIAENLGITEVNARVKMNRLKKTLKEQMEKYA, from the coding sequence ATGAATTCCAGAGAAAAAGAATTTGCGCAGCTTATCAAAGATAATCAGGGTCTGATTATTAAGGTATCTCGTCTGTATACCAATTCTCTGGAGGATGAGGAAGATCTTTTTCAGGAGATTGTGTTACAACTTTGGAGAAGTTACGACTCATTCAAAGGGAATTCTAAAATTTCCACGTGGATGTACCGTGTAGCGCTCAATACAGCCATTACGCTCTTTAGAAAAAAAAGCAAAAGCCTGCCTACTAATGAACTGGACATCAACCACAAAGATTTTGTGGAGGATGATGATGAAAAACAGCAGCAGATATCGCTTTTGTATACTGTAATCAAGACTCTTCCTAATGTAGAAAGAGCCATCGTCATGATGTATCTGGACGATCTGCCTTACAAGGATATTGCAGAAAATCTAGGTATCACTGAAGTCAATGCACGAGTAAAAATGAACAGATTAAAGAAAACCCTTAAAGAACAGATGGAAAAATATGCCTGA
- a CDS encoding beta-carotene 15,15'-monooxygenase — protein sequence MPEFDLDSFKKTWQEQPVQPKYDNSEILQMLNRKSRNYVKYIFWISVVEFLFFSVLGLFYFFQEEESDSFRKMLERVGAQEAPEVESNFGHVYLAIKILSLLITAYFVLKFYQNYRKIKIEENLKGLITRIIKFKTTVNAFILISIVLLIAFAFVLTAFIFYTLNSQNIQPTNSNLTIIIVGLAVSTLLAISMIWLYYRLVYGIIIKKLDKNLKQLKEIDSQEN from the coding sequence ATGCCTGAATTTGATTTAGATAGCTTTAAGAAAACCTGGCAGGAACAACCTGTGCAGCCTAAATATGACAACAGTGAGATTCTTCAGATGTTGAATAGAAAATCACGCAACTATGTAAAGTATATTTTCTGGATCAGTGTTGTGGAATTCCTGTTCTTTTCTGTACTGGGATTATTCTATTTCTTCCAGGAGGAAGAATCTGACAGTTTCCGAAAAATGCTGGAAAGAGTGGGTGCACAAGAAGCTCCTGAAGTAGAAAGCAATTTTGGTCATGTTTATTTAGCTATAAAAATATTAAGTTTATTGATTACGGCTTATTTTGTCCTGAAATTCTATCAGAATTACCGAAAAATAAAGATTGAGGAAAATCTGAAAGGACTTATAACCCGGATCATCAAATTCAAAACAACCGTTAATGCCTTTATTCTGATTAGTATTGTATTGCTTATTGCATTCGCATTTGTACTGACTGCTTTTATATTTTATACTTTAAATTCTCAAAATATACAGCCTACCAACTCCAATCTTACGATCATTATTGTTGGCCTTGCTGTCAGCACACTGCTTGCCATATCTATGATCTGGCTTTATTACAGACTGGTATATGGTATCATTATTAAAAAACTTGATAAGAATTTAAAACAGCTTAAAGAAATAGATTCTCAGGAAAATTGA
- a CDS encoding AMP-binding protein has product MPLSYVYGTSEVPLLGQTIGGNLKCTVEKYPHQEALVSVHQNYRATYQEFYNQTTAVAKALLFLGAKAGDRIGIWASNRYEWVLLQYATARIGSILVNINPAYRTHELTYVINQSGIRFIFSSLHFKTSNYREMVEYAKEVCPTLKHEIFFDDNWEEFVNNGQEISDEVLHSFEEHVQFDDPVNIQYTSGTTGFPKGVTLSHHNILNNGYFIGVRLKYTEKDRVCIPVPFYHCFGMVIGNMCCTAHGACMVIPNDSFDPEITLKAVSDEKCTSLYGVPTMFIAELAVKNFNTYDFSSLRTGVMAGSVCPPEIMKKVENLMNIKEMSICYGMTETSPVSTQTLIGTPLEKQVSTVGTVQDHLEIKIIDENGRILERGEHGELCTRGYSVMLKYWNDPENTRKVLDDARWMHTGDMAVMDKNGYITISGRIKDLIIRGGENISPKEIEDFLYTYTNILDVQIIGVPSEKFGEEVMAWVKVRKGFTLTKEELEEYCKGRIAHYKVPKYWKFVDEFPMTISGKIRKVEMREISMKELGMEINKV; this is encoded by the coding sequence ATGCCCTTATCTTATGTTTATGGAACATCAGAGGTTCCATTATTAGGACAGACCATTGGAGGAAATCTTAAATGTACTGTCGAAAAATATCCCCATCAGGAAGCGTTAGTCTCCGTTCACCAGAATTACAGAGCTACTTATCAGGAATTTTATAATCAGACCACTGCTGTGGCCAAAGCTCTCTTATTTTTAGGGGCAAAAGCAGGTGACAGAATCGGAATCTGGGCTTCCAACCGTTATGAATGGGTCCTTCTTCAATATGCTACTGCCAGGATAGGAAGTATTTTAGTTAATATCAACCCTGCCTACCGAACTCATGAACTGACTTATGTAATCAATCAGTCCGGAATTCGTTTTATTTTTTCTTCTTTACATTTTAAAACCAGCAACTATAGGGAAATGGTAGAATATGCAAAAGAAGTATGCCCCACTTTGAAGCATGAAATATTCTTCGATGATAACTGGGAAGAATTTGTCAACAACGGACAGGAAATTTCGGATGAAGTTCTTCACAGTTTTGAGGAGCATGTACAGTTTGACGATCCTGTTAACATTCAATATACCTCAGGAACTACGGGTTTCCCAAAAGGGGTTACTCTTTCTCATCATAATATTTTAAACAACGGCTACTTCATCGGTGTAAGATTGAAATATACAGAGAAAGACCGTGTATGTATTCCTGTTCCTTTTTACCACTGCTTTGGAATGGTGATTGGAAATATGTGCTGCACTGCCCATGGTGCCTGTATGGTAATTCCTAATGACAGTTTTGATCCGGAAATTACATTAAAAGCTGTTTCAGACGAGAAATGTACTTCTTTATATGGTGTTCCCACGATGTTTATCGCTGAACTGGCTGTAAAGAATTTCAACACCTATGATTTTTCAAGCTTAAGAACCGGAGTGATGGCAGGATCTGTCTGCCCACCGGAAATCATGAAAAAGGTGGAGAATCTTATGAACATTAAGGAAATGAGCATCTGCTATGGGATGACAGAAACCTCACCCGTGTCTACCCAGACACTGATTGGAACACCGCTGGAAAAGCAGGTCAGTACTGTAGGAACTGTTCAGGATCATCTGGAAATAAAAATTATTGATGAAAACGGCAGAATCCTTGAACGCGGTGAACATGGTGAGCTGTGTACAAGAGGCTACTCTGTGATGCTAAAATACTGGAATGATCCTGAAAATACAAGAAAAGTACTGGATGATGCCCGCTGGATGCATACCGGAGATATGGCTGTCATGGACAAAAATGGATATATTACGATTTCCGGCAGGATTAAAGACCTTATTATCCGGGGTGGAGAAAACATCTCACCTAAGGAAATTGAGGATTTTCTTTACACGTATACCAACATTCTGGATGTTCAGATCATCGGAGTTCCAAGTGAAAAGTTTGGAGAGGAAGTGATGGCCTGGGTAAAAGTGAGGAAAGGATTCACCCTTACGAAAGAAGAACTTGAGGAATACTGTAAAGGAAGAATTGCCCATTATAAAGTACCAAAATACTGGAAATTTGTAGATGAGTTTCCTATGACGATTTCCGGAAAGATAAGAAAAGTGGAAATGCGGGAAATTTCTATGAAAGAACTCGGAATGGAAATTAATAAAGTCTAG
- the rpoN gene encoding RNA polymerase factor sigma-54, with product MLKQHLQLKLGQKLAPQQIQLMKLIQLHTLEFEEELERELEENPALEIAKEDSKEDEYSSLEDAYQDEGTESIETDFDVNDYIYDDEPGYKTASSNYSPDDEEFDNESLLTEGQSLYDYLMEQIHLVNINNEDLKIAEYLIGNLDTDGYLRREIKSIVDDLAFSQGIYTTKEKIEDILENYVQKLDPSGVGARGLQECLLLQIEKKVSSDKAVSLAANILRNQFDALTNKHYNKIIQKYDIEEEDLKDALDEISKLSPKVGGNFDTQTITINQEIIPDFVIQVKDGMVIPMLNSKNAPTLRVSEEYKDILTTYSHDKNSSEHKQAALFIKQKLDAAKWYIDAINQRQNTLLQTITAIVKFQKDYFITGDEKSLKPMILKDIADITGFDISTISRVVKSKYADTPNGIVYLKDLFSDSLTNDDGEEVSTKEIKTHLQEVISKENKRKPLTDDALVVILKEQGYNIARRTIAKYREQLNIPVARLRKEL from the coding sequence ATGCTTAAACAACACTTACAACTCAAATTAGGACAGAAGCTGGCCCCTCAGCAGATCCAGTTGATGAAGCTTATTCAGCTTCATACTCTTGAATTTGAAGAGGAGTTGGAGAGAGAGTTAGAAGAAAACCCTGCTTTGGAAATTGCCAAAGAGGATTCTAAAGAAGATGAGTATTCTTCTTTGGAGGACGCTTATCAGGATGAAGGTACAGAAAGTATTGAAACGGATTTCGACGTTAATGATTATATCTATGACGATGAACCAGGCTATAAAACCGCATCCAGCAACTACTCTCCGGATGATGAAGAGTTTGACAATGAGAGTCTCTTGACAGAAGGACAGTCGTTATATGATTATTTGATGGAGCAGATCCATTTGGTAAATATCAATAATGAGGATCTGAAAATTGCAGAATACCTTATCGGAAACTTAGATACAGACGGATATCTGAGAAGAGAGATCAAATCTATTGTAGACGATCTGGCTTTCTCACAGGGAATTTATACCACCAAAGAAAAAATTGAAGATATCCTTGAGAACTATGTTCAGAAACTGGACCCGTCAGGAGTAGGAGCAAGAGGATTACAGGAATGTTTACTGTTGCAGATCGAGAAGAAAGTAAGCTCTGATAAAGCAGTTTCTCTGGCCGCCAATATTTTAAGAAATCAGTTTGATGCTTTGACAAATAAGCATTATAACAAGATTATTCAGAAATATGATATTGAAGAAGAAGATCTTAAAGATGCTCTTGATGAAATCTCTAAGTTATCACCTAAAGTAGGCGGGAACTTTGATACACAGACGATTACAATTAACCAGGAAATCATTCCGGATTTTGTAATTCAGGTGAAAGACGGTATGGTAATTCCAATGCTTAACAGTAAAAATGCACCTACCTTAAGAGTTTCTGAAGAATATAAAGACATTCTGACAACTTATTCTCATGATAAAAATTCATCAGAGCATAAGCAGGCAGCACTATTTATCAAACAAAAACTGGATGCGGCAAAATGGTATATCGATGCTATTAATCAGCGTCAGAATACCTTATTACAGACGATTACAGCTATTGTGAAGTTCCAGAAAGATTATTTCATCACAGGAGACGAAAAATCACTGAAACCAATGATCTTAAAAGATATTGCAGATATTACAGGATTTGATATCTCAACGATTTCAAGAGTTGTAAAAAGTAAATATGCAGATACCCCTAATGGTATTGTATATCTTAAAGATTTATTCTCAGACAGCTTAACGAATGATGATGGAGAAGAGGTTTCTACCAAAGAGATCAAAACTCACCTTCAGGAAGTAATCAGTAAAGAGAATAAGAGGAAACCACTCACAGATGATGCCTTAGTGGTCATTTTAAAAGAACAGGGGTATAATATTGCAAGAAGAACGATTGCAAAATATCGTGAACAGCTTAATATTCCTGTCGCAAGATTAAGAAAAGAACTTTAA